The Bradyrhizobium ottawaense genome window below encodes:
- the trbJ gene encoding P-type conjugative transfer protein TrbJ: MTALEVRRAGLAAATALSLAFSISPLSTTSVLAQWIVYDPTNFSQNVLTAARELQQINNQIQMLTNQAQSLVNQGKNLANLPLSTLTQLQSSIAKTQSLLSQAQNIAFNVERVQTMYSSTYGTAAATGSNATMFAAAQSRWQNSVGAFEDSLKVQAGVVGNISTNSSAMSTLVTASQSASGALQAAQAGNQLLALQSQQLSDLVAVLAAKGRADALEQARVTATESQGQQQYKIFSTRSGYQPGNVTMFSGN; encoded by the coding sequence ATGACCGCTCTCGAAGTGCGGCGCGCTGGCTTGGCCGCTGCGACGGCTCTCTCGCTCGCCTTTTCGATCTCGCCGCTTTCGACGACCTCGGTCCTTGCGCAGTGGATCGTCTACGACCCCACCAACTTCAGCCAGAACGTGCTGACCGCGGCGCGCGAGCTGCAGCAGATCAACAATCAGATCCAGATGCTGACCAATCAGGCCCAAAGCCTGGTGAATCAGGGAAAGAACCTCGCCAACCTGCCGTTGTCGACGCTGACCCAGCTTCAGTCATCGATTGCCAAGACCCAGTCACTGCTGAGCCAGGCCCAGAACATCGCCTTCAACGTCGAGCGCGTCCAGACGATGTATTCCAGCACCTACGGCACGGCGGCGGCGACGGGCTCCAATGCAACAATGTTTGCCGCGGCTCAAAGTCGTTGGCAGAACTCGGTGGGCGCTTTCGAAGACTCGCTGAAGGTGCAGGCCGGCGTCGTCGGCAATATCTCGACCAACTCCAGCGCAATGAGTACGCTGGTTACCGCCAGTCAGTCGGCAAGTGGCGCTTTGCAAGCCGCTCAAGCCGGCAACCAACTCCTCGCGCTGCAATCCCAGCAGCTATCCGATCTCGTCGCGGTGCTCGCCGCGAAGGGACGGGCGGATGCGCTGGAGCAGGCGCGCGTAACGGCGACCGAGTCGCAGGGCCAGCAGCAATACAAAATCTTCTCGACACGCAGCGGCTATCAGCCGGGCAACGTCACCATGTTCAGCGGCAACTGA
- the trbE gene encoding conjugal transfer protein TrbE, giving the protein MLNLAEYRNRPHSLADFLPWAALVEKGVVLNKDGAFQRTARFRGPDLDSATPAELVGVTARLNNALRRLGSGWAIFVEAQRIAAQTYPHNTFPDAASALVDLERRDAFEEAGAHFESRYFLTFVWLPPAEDASRIEGWLYEGRAQSGVDPHELLRGFVDRTNRVLQLVEGFMPEVAWLDDGETLTYLHSTISTRQQRVRVPETPMHLDALLADEPLAGGLEPRLGNHHLRTLTVVGFPTATYPGILDELNRLAFPYRWSTRAILLDKTEAVKLLTKIRRQWFAKRKSIAAIVKEVMTNEASTLVDSDAANKATDADLALQELGTDDVGQAYITATVTVWDEDPGLATEKLRLVEKVIQGRDFTCMPEGVNALEAWLGSLPGHAYANVRQPPLSTLNLAHLIPLSAVWAGSDRDEHFRSSPLFFGKTEGSTPFRFSLHVGDVGHTLIVGPTGAGKSVLLALMAIQFRRYRKSQIFAFDFGGSIRTAALAMGGDWHDLGGSLSNSAEDSVSLQPLARIGDAAERAWAAEWVTAILAKEGVTIDPTVKEHVWSALTSLASSPAEERTITGLTVLLQSTALKQALQPYCVGGSSGRLLDAEAEQLGFASVQAFETEGLIGAGAAPAVLTYLFHRIEGRLDGRPTLLIIDEGWLVLDDPAFAQQLREWLKTLRKKNASVVFATQSLSDIDGSNIAPAIVESCPTRIFLPNERAIEPQITAIYQRFGLNDRQIEIIARATPKRDYYCQSRRGNRLFELGLGPVALAFCAASSKTDHAAIERLLAEHGRDDFTAAWLADHELLWAADLIPDLTNLEVQS; this is encoded by the coding sequence ATGCTGAACCTCGCCGAATACCGCAACCGGCCCCACAGTCTTGCCGACTTCCTGCCCTGGGCCGCTTTGGTCGAGAAGGGCGTCGTCCTCAACAAGGACGGCGCGTTCCAGCGCACGGCGCGCTTCCGCGGGCCGGATCTCGACAGCGCGACGCCTGCCGAACTGGTCGGCGTAACGGCCCGACTCAACAACGCGCTCCGCCGTCTCGGCTCAGGTTGGGCGATCTTCGTCGAGGCCCAGCGCATCGCCGCCCAGACTTATCCGCACAATACTTTTCCTGACGCCGCATCAGCGCTGGTCGATTTGGAGCGGCGGGACGCTTTCGAGGAGGCGGGCGCGCATTTCGAGAGCCGCTATTTCCTGACCTTCGTCTGGCTCCCGCCGGCTGAGGACGCCTCGCGGATCGAAGGCTGGCTCTATGAGGGCCGCGCGCAGAGCGGCGTCGATCCCCACGAGCTGCTGCGTGGTTTTGTTGATCGGACCAACCGCGTCCTGCAACTTGTCGAAGGGTTCATGCCTGAGGTGGCGTGGCTCGATGATGGCGAGACGCTGACCTACCTGCATTCGACGATCTCGACCCGGCAACAGCGCGTGCGCGTCCCCGAGACGCCGATGCATCTCGACGCGCTGCTCGCGGACGAACCGCTTGCCGGTGGCCTCGAGCCGCGGCTCGGCAACCATCATCTTCGTACACTCACGGTGGTCGGCTTTCCGACCGCGACCTATCCCGGAATCCTCGACGAGCTGAACCGGCTTGCCTTTCCTTACCGCTGGTCGACCCGCGCGATCCTCCTCGACAAGACCGAGGCGGTGAAACTCTTGACCAAGATCCGCCGGCAGTGGTTCGCCAAGCGCAAGTCGATTGCAGCCATCGTCAAGGAGGTGATGACCAACGAGGCCTCGACACTGGTCGATAGCGATGCGGCGAATAAGGCCACTGACGCCGATCTCGCCTTGCAGGAACTGGGCACCGACGACGTCGGTCAAGCCTACATCACCGCGACCGTCACCGTCTGGGACGAGGACCCCGGTCTCGCCACTGAGAAGCTTCGCCTCGTCGAGAAGGTGATCCAGGGGCGCGACTTCACCTGCATGCCGGAAGGGGTGAACGCGCTCGAAGCCTGGCTCGGCTCTCTGCCGGGTCACGCCTACGCCAACGTTCGCCAACCGCCGCTCTCGACACTGAACCTCGCTCACCTGATTCCGCTTTCAGCGGTCTGGGCCGGGTCAGATCGGGATGAGCATTTCCGCAGCTCCCCGCTCTTCTTCGGTAAGACCGAAGGCTCGACGCCGTTCCGGTTTTCGCTGCATGTCGGCGACGTCGGCCACACCCTGATCGTCGGCCCGACCGGCGCCGGCAAATCCGTGCTGCTGGCGCTGATGGCGATCCAGTTCCGGCGCTACCGGAAAAGCCAGATCTTCGCCTTCGATTTTGGTGGCTCGATCCGCACGGCGGCCCTTGCCATGGGCGGCGACTGGCACGACCTCGGCGGAAGTCTGTCCAACAGCGCCGAAGATTCAGTCTCCCTTCAACCCCTCGCACGTATCGGCGATGCGGCCGAGCGCGCCTGGGCGGCCGAATGGGTGACGGCAATCCTCGCCAAGGAGGGCGTCACCATCGATCCGACCGTGAAGGAGCACGTCTGGTCGGCATTGACGTCACTGGCGTCCTCACCGGCCGAGGAACGCACGATCACCGGTTTGACGGTTCTGTTGCAATCGACCGCACTCAAGCAGGCGCTGCAACCTTATTGCGTCGGCGGCTCCTCCGGCCGTTTGCTCGACGCGGAGGCCGAGCAGCTCGGCTTTGCGTCGGTGCAGGCGTTCGAGACCGAGGGCTTGATCGGCGCAGGCGCGGCGCCTGCCGTCCTCACCTACCTCTTCCATCGCATCGAGGGCCGGCTCGACGGCCGGCCGACCCTCCTCATCATCGACGAGGGGTGGCTCGTCCTCGACGATCCAGCCTTCGCGCAACAGCTCAGGGAATGGTTGAAGACCCTGCGGAAGAAGAACGCTTCCGTCGTCTTCGCCACTCAATCGCTTTCCGACATCGATGGCAGCAACATCGCGCCAGCGATCGTCGAGAGCTGCCCGACGCGGATATTCCTGCCGAACGAGCGCGCGATCGAACCGCAGATCACCGCCATCTACCAGCGGTTCGGCTTGAACGACCGCCAGATCGAGATCATCGCGCGGGCGACGCCGAAGCGCGACTACTATTGCCAGTCTCGTCGCGGCAATCGGCTGTTCGAGCTCGGCCTTGGGCCAGTTGCGCTCGCCTTCTGCGCCGCCTCCTCCAAGACCGACCATGCCGCAATCGAACGGCTGCTTGCCGAGCACGGCCGTGACGACTTCACGGCCGCCTGGCTCGCCGATCACGAACTGCTGTGGGCCGCCGATCTCATCCCTGACCTGACAAACCTGGAGGTGCAATCATGA
- the trbB gene encoding P-type conjugative transfer ATPase TrbB, which produces MAGTSLHSEAFSRGARMLRTALGPAIATFLEDPSIVEVMLNPDGRLWVDRLSGGLEDSGRTMSAADGERIVRLVAHHVGAEVHAEKPRVSAELPETGERFEGLLPPVVAAPAFAIRKPAVAVFTLDDYAAAGIMTAGQAGMLREAVAARKNILVAGGTSTGKTTLTNALLAEIAGTTDRVVLIEDTRELQCRAPNLVALRTKDGVASLSDLVRSSLRLRPDRIPIGEVRGSEALELLKAWGTGHPGGIGTIHAGTALGALRRLEQLIQEAVLTVPKALIAETIDLVAVLRGRGSERRLAELALVAGLDPATGDYRVNSAAAGGPSSLPGDPS; this is translated from the coding sequence GTGGCGGGCACTTCACTCCATTCGGAAGCCTTCTCGCGTGGCGCGCGCATGCTGCGCACCGCGCTTGGTCCCGCGATCGCCACCTTCCTGGAAGACCCCTCGATCGTCGAGGTGATGCTCAACCCCGATGGTCGGCTCTGGGTCGACCGGCTGTCCGGCGGGCTGGAGGATAGCGGACGAACGATGTCCGCCGCCGACGGCGAGCGGATCGTGCGCCTGGTCGCGCACCATGTCGGCGCTGAGGTGCATGCCGAAAAGCCCCGCGTCTCGGCCGAGCTTCCCGAGACGGGGGAGAGGTTCGAGGGGCTTCTCCCGCCTGTCGTTGCGGCGCCGGCCTTTGCGATCCGCAAGCCTGCGGTGGCTGTTTTCACCCTGGATGACTACGCGGCGGCCGGCATCATGACGGCCGGGCAGGCGGGCATGCTCCGCGAAGCCGTCGCGGCCCGCAAGAACATCCTGGTCGCCGGCGGCACGTCGACCGGCAAGACCACCCTGACAAACGCGCTGCTGGCGGAGATCGCCGGCACCACCGATCGCGTGGTCCTGATCGAGGACACGCGTGAACTGCAGTGCCGCGCGCCGAATCTGGTCGCGCTGCGCACCAAGGACGGCGTGGCGTCCCTGTCGGATCTGGTTCGGTCTTCCCTCCGCCTACGCCCCGACCGGATTCCGATCGGCGAGGTACGGGGCAGCGAAGCCCTGGAGCTCCTCAAAGCCTGGGGCACGGGCCACCCCGGTGGGATCGGAACGATTCACGCCGGCACGGCTCTGGGCGCGCTTCGCCGCCTCGAGCAGCTCATCCAGGAAGCCGTCCTCACTGTTCCCAAGGCGCTGATCGCCGAGACCATCGATCTCGTCGCGGTTCTGCGCGGCCGCGGCAGCGAACGCCGCCTCGCTGAACTTGCTCTCGTCGCCGGCCTCGATCCCGCCACCGGCGACTACCGCGTCAACTCTGCCGCGGCGGGCGGCCCATCCTCACTTCCCGGAGACCCCTCATGA
- a CDS encoding ABC transporter ATP-binding protein, which produces MKKTAIAIALTWSSTRQARALLDAAIEAGQENARFVGNVMNAMDTLRHFGSHSWINECFMIRAREVRDNWRAYVLQRLAYIAVLGLAVALQFAVTLLLLIPEYHAGAITIGDMVLFNTLLLQLNMPFETVARAISDVARSRADLIPLGRLWAAPEERQASHAHDFKPSADQLSFESIGYAYDNGRGVTDVSFKAGRGGITFLVGETGSGKSTIFKLALKSIEPDYGRILVDGTDIASVDRADWYAAVALVPQEVMLLNEPLADNILLGRPRDEVRLRDASKEAAILPLIEALPEGFETTVGERGLKLSGGERQRVAIARALYGQPAILLLDEASSALDERTERDVMDHIRTLAEDVTVLAITHRRGVISTSDVVVDLTDCALSVT; this is translated from the coding sequence GTGAAGAAGACCGCAATCGCGATTGCATTGACCTGGAGTTCCACGCGTCAGGCACGCGCGCTCCTGGATGCGGCGATCGAAGCCGGACAGGAGAATGCTCGGTTCGTCGGCAACGTCATGAACGCGATGGACACGTTGCGCCATTTCGGCAGTCACTCCTGGATCAACGAGTGCTTTATGATAAGGGCGCGGGAGGTGCGTGATAACTGGCGAGCCTACGTGTTGCAACGACTGGCCTACATCGCCGTGCTCGGCCTTGCCGTCGCGCTGCAATTTGCGGTCACGCTTCTCCTTCTTATACCTGAATATCACGCCGGCGCGATCACCATTGGCGATATGGTGCTATTCAATACGCTTCTGCTTCAGCTCAATATGCCCTTTGAGACGGTCGCGAGGGCGATCTCTGACGTGGCGCGGTCGCGAGCCGACCTCATCCCTCTAGGTAGACTGTGGGCCGCACCAGAAGAGCGGCAAGCATCTCATGCTCACGATTTCAAGCCCTCCGCTGACCAGCTCTCTTTCGAGAGCATTGGTTATGCCTACGACAACGGTCGCGGCGTTACCGACGTCTCGTTTAAGGCCGGGCGCGGCGGGATTACTTTTCTTGTCGGTGAAACCGGATCGGGGAAGTCCACGATCTTTAAGCTCGCCCTGAAATCGATTGAGCCCGACTACGGCCGAATTCTCGTCGATGGAACGGATATAGCGAGCGTCGATCGCGCGGATTGGTATGCCGCAGTTGCTCTCGTGCCGCAGGAGGTGATGTTGCTCAATGAGCCGCTAGCTGACAACATTTTGTTAGGACGGCCCCGCGACGAGGTACGCCTTCGCGATGCGTCGAAAGAAGCCGCTATTCTCCCGTTGATTGAGGCGCTACCGGAAGGATTTGAAACAACCGTTGGAGAACGCGGCTTGAAGCTTTCCGGCGGGGAGCGACAGCGCGTTGCTATTGCCCGCGCGCTCTATGGACAGCCGGCGATCCTTCTTCTCGACGAGGCTAGCTCCGCGCTCGACGAACGAACCGAACGGGACGTTATGGACCATATACGCACGCTAGCTGAGGATGTGACTGTGCTAGCGATCACTCATCGGAGAGGTGTCATCTCCACGAGCGACGTCGTGGTCGATCTGACCGACTGCGCCTTGTCAGTGACTTAG
- the trbG gene encoding P-type conjugative transfer protein TrbG, giving the protein MTPPIFAKAGGPASRFSIVHQNRKDGDTSFRKSALTALLISVSALGGCAHNFIPPDISYDTAEPATLTVDPAPPVKIVELPQPLPLPGQLKPLAAGKRVPEAADPKVRVKQANAAARVQPVRNGFINAVQVYPFSGGALYQVYTAPGQITDVALQEGEQLVGSGPVAAGDTVRWIIGDTESGAGATKKIHILVKPTRPDLVTNLVINTDRRTYLLELCSTEKTYMASVSWQYPEDQLIALRRQNAAAETAAPIAAGVDLASINFRYSIEGDDPAWRPLRAFDDGNKVYIEFPSGIAQGEMPPLFVIGPAGGSELVNYRANRNYYIVDRLFAAAELRLGDKDSERRVRIVRTDGRPRAWR; this is encoded by the coding sequence ATGACCCCGCCGATTTTCGCAAAAGCCGGCGGTCCGGCTTCGCGTTTTTCCATCGTTCATCAAAACCGGAAGGACGGCGATACGTCTTTCCGTAAATCCGCTTTGACGGCTTTGCTGATATCCGTCTCAGCCCTTGGCGGCTGCGCGCACAATTTCATCCCACCCGACATCAGCTACGACACTGCGGAGCCTGCGACGCTCACCGTCGACCCGGCGCCGCCCGTCAAAATCGTGGAGTTGCCCCAGCCGCTGCCACTGCCCGGGCAGTTGAAGCCGCTCGCCGCCGGCAAACGCGTCCCGGAAGCCGCCGATCCAAAGGTTCGCGTCAAACAGGCCAACGCCGCGGCACGGGTGCAGCCGGTCCGCAATGGTTTCATCAACGCAGTACAGGTCTATCCGTTCTCCGGCGGAGCCCTCTACCAGGTCTACACGGCGCCCGGCCAGATCACAGATGTCGCCCTCCAGGAGGGTGAGCAACTCGTCGGCTCCGGTCCGGTTGCCGCCGGTGACACTGTGCGCTGGATCATCGGCGATACCGAGAGCGGCGCGGGCGCGACCAAGAAGATTCATATCCTCGTCAAGCCGACGCGGCCGGATTTGGTCACCAATCTCGTGATCAACACCGATCGGCGGACCTATCTCCTCGAGCTGTGCTCGACGGAAAAGACCTATATGGCCTCGGTCTCCTGGCAGTATCCCGAGGACCAGCTGATTGCGCTTCGGCGGCAGAATGCGGCCGCTGAAACTGCGGCGCCAATTGCGGCTGGCGTCGATCTCGCCTCGATCAACTTCCGCTACTCTATTGAGGGCGACGACCCGGCCTGGCGTCCGCTGCGCGCCTTTGATGACGGCAACAAGGTCTACATCGAGTTCCCAAGCGGTATCGCCCAGGGTGAAATGCCGCCGCTGTTCGTGATAGGTCCAGCCGGCGGCTCCGAACTGGTGAACTACCGAGCAAACCGTAACTACTACATCGTCGACCGCTTGTTCGCCGCCGCCGAATTGCGTCTTGGCGACAAGGATAGTGAGCGGCGCGTGCGCATCGTCCGCACCGACGGAAGGCCGCGCGCATGGCGATAG
- a CDS encoding VirB3 family type IV secretion system protein, with translation MAGIIDLDVPGFFAPVHRALTEAILMGGAPRTVAIANGTLAAAIALGLHLWIPGALIWAVGHAAAVWAAKRDPQFVDVVRRHLRYPSYLGV, from the coding sequence ATGGCCGGCATCATCGATCTAGACGTGCCGGGCTTCTTCGCGCCGGTTCATCGCGCGCTCACCGAGGCAATCCTGATGGGCGGCGCGCCCCGCACGGTTGCGATCGCCAACGGCACGTTGGCCGCGGCAATAGCGCTCGGCCTCCACCTCTGGATCCCCGGCGCGCTGATTTGGGCCGTGGGCCATGCCGCGGCGGTCTGGGCGGCCAAGCGCGACCCGCAGTTCGTGGACGTCGTTCGACGCCACCTCCGCTATCCTTCTTACCTCGGCGTGTGA
- a CDS encoding TrbC/VirB2 family protein gives MIQFPPAIRRVRLRFTGLAAIAVISIAIAPAAYASGSSMPWETPLNQILESVQGPVAKIMSVIIITVTGLTLAFGDSSGGFRRLIQIVFGLSIAFAASSFFLTFFSFSGGALV, from the coding sequence ATGATCCAGTTTCCTCCCGCGATCCGTCGCGTGCGACTCCGCTTCACGGGCCTCGCCGCAATTGCCGTCATCTCCATTGCAATCGCGCCCGCGGCCTACGCCTCCGGCTCGTCGATGCCGTGGGAGACGCCGCTCAATCAGATCCTGGAGTCGGTGCAAGGGCCGGTCGCGAAGATCATGTCGGTCATCATCATCACCGTGACCGGCCTGACGCTTGCGTTCGGCGATAGTTCCGGTGGCTTCCGCCGGCTGATCCAGATTGTCTTCGGTCTGTCGATCGCCTTCGCCGCGTCGAGCTTCTTCCTGACCTTCTTCAGCTTCTCCGGCGGAGCGCTGGTGTGA
- the trbF gene encoding conjugal transfer protein TrbF encodes MSVFRRSSVRYGRTPEPETPYQRAAQVWDERIGSARVQARNWRLMAFGSLMLSCGLAGGLVWQSTHGTVVPWVVQVDKLGEAQVMAPATADYRPNDPQIAWYLAHFIQIVRSLPADPIIVRHNWLQAYDFTTTAGAAALNDYARANDPFANLGKQQVAIDVSSVIRASPDSFRVAWVEHRFQDGALAGTTRWTAILTIAIQPPTDADRLRKNPLGIYVNAINWSKELGQ; translated from the coding sequence ATGTCAGTCTTCCGGCGATCGTCGGTTCGTTACGGCCGCACGCCCGAACCAGAAACCCCCTACCAGCGCGCAGCGCAAGTTTGGGATGAGCGCATTGGATCCGCCCGGGTGCAGGCCAGGAACTGGCGGCTGATGGCCTTCGGTTCGCTGATGCTGTCCTGCGGCCTTGCCGGTGGACTCGTCTGGCAATCCACGCACGGCACTGTCGTTCCCTGGGTGGTGCAGGTCGACAAGCTCGGCGAAGCGCAAGTCATGGCGCCCGCTACCGCCGACTACAGGCCGAACGACCCACAGATCGCCTGGTATCTCGCCCACTTCATTCAGATCGTTCGCTCGCTTCCGGCCGACCCGATCATCGTGCGGCACAACTGGCTGCAGGCCTATGATTTCACAACCACGGCGGGCGCGGCGGCGCTGAACGACTACGCCCGCGCCAACGACCCCTTCGCCAATCTCGGCAAGCAGCAGGTCGCGATCGACGTCTCCAGCGTCATCCGCGCCTCGCCCGACAGTTTTCGCGTGGCCTGGGTTGAGCACCGCTTTCAGGACGGGGCGCTCGCCGGCACCACGCGTTGGACCGCGATCCTCACCATCGCGATTCAGCCGCCCACCGACGCCGATCGGCTGCGCAAGAATCCACTCGGCATCTACGTCAACGCCATCAACTGGTCAAAGGAGCTGGGACAATGA
- the trbL gene encoding P-type conjugative transfer protein TrbL, which translates to MNNVGVIDTFLNTFTTYIDSGFGLIKGEVTYLSSTLIVIDITLAGLFWAWGADEDILQRLVKKTLYIGFFAFIITNFTKLSGIIFNSFAGLGLKAGGSSISTADFLRPGRLAQVGLDAGQPLLDSASQMMGFTSFFSNFVQIAVLMVSWLLVLIAFFILAVQLFVTLIEFKLTTLAGFILIPFALFNKTAFLAEKVLGNVVASGVKVMVLAVIVGIGTGLFSQFTTAYAGGQPTIEQALSVVLAALAMLGLGIFGPGIATGLVSGAPQLGAGATVGTGLAVAGTAMVGGAALGLAGRGAMAASSGAAAAARGGAAMAGGMSSAYSLASAGRSGAGGVASGLGGAGRAAASHAAAPVRRAAAQAAGTMTESFTSGARAGVANTGGSSTMGTIRSGAAANDGAASQVPSESGPPAWAQRVKRNQTVIHGAQTTAQALKSGDSHGGGHSVDLSGGE; encoded by the coding sequence GTGAACAACGTCGGCGTCATCGACACCTTTCTCAATACTTTCACGACCTACATTGATTCGGGTTTCGGCCTGATCAAGGGCGAGGTCACGTATTTGTCGTCGACGTTGATCGTCATCGACATCACGCTCGCGGGCCTGTTCTGGGCTTGGGGCGCAGACGAAGACATTCTCCAGCGACTGGTGAAGAAGACCCTCTACATCGGCTTCTTTGCCTTCATCATCACTAACTTCACCAAGCTCTCAGGCATCATCTTCAACAGCTTCGCAGGCCTCGGCCTGAAGGCCGGCGGCTCGTCGATCTCGACGGCGGACTTCCTGCGGCCCGGCCGGCTTGCGCAGGTCGGCCTCGACGCCGGGCAGCCGTTGCTCGACTCCGCAAGCCAAATGATGGGCTTCACCAGCTTCTTTTCCAACTTTGTACAAATTGCCGTGCTGATGGTGTCCTGGCTGCTGGTGCTGATCGCCTTCTTCATTCTGGCGGTGCAGCTCTTCGTCACGCTGATCGAGTTCAAGCTGACGACGCTCGCCGGCTTCATCCTCATTCCGTTCGCGCTCTTCAACAAGACCGCCTTTCTCGCGGAGAAGGTGCTGGGCAATGTCGTTGCCTCCGGCGTGAAGGTCATGGTGCTCGCCGTCATCGTCGGCATCGGCACCGGGCTCTTTTCGCAGTTCACCACCGCCTATGCCGGCGGCCAGCCGACGATCGAGCAGGCGCTCTCTGTCGTGCTCGCGGCGCTCGCTATGCTGGGCCTCGGCATCTTCGGGCCCGGCATCGCGACCGGGCTTGTTTCCGGCGCGCCGCAGCTTGGTGCGGGCGCTACCGTCGGCACGGGTCTGGCTGTTGCCGGTACAGCGATGGTCGGCGGCGCGGCGCTCGGTTTGGCCGGAAGGGGAGCGATGGCAGCCAGCTCTGGTGCTGCGGCTGCCGCGCGCGGCGGTGCGGCGATGGCGGGCGGCATGTCCTCCGCCTACAGCCTCGCATCAGCCGGTCGGTCCGGCGCCGGCGGCGTCGCGTCCGGTCTCGGCGGTGCAGGCCGTGCGGCGGCTAGTCACGCGGCAGCTCCCGTCAGACGCGCCGCTGCGCAAGCGGCAGGGACAATGACGGAGAGCTTCACTTCTGGCGCCCGTGCCGGCGTCGCCAACACGGGTGGCTCCTCGACGATGGGGACCATTCGGAGCGGCGCGGCCGCAAACGATGGAGCCGCATCTCAAGTGCCGAGCGAGAGCGGTCCGCCCGCCTGGGCCCAACGCGTCAAGCGCAATCAGACCGTCATTCACGGCGCTCAGACCACCGCGCAAGCCCTCAAATCCGGCGACAGCCATGGCGGCGGCCACTCCGTCGACCTCTCGGGAGGAGAATAA
- the trbK-alt gene encoding putative entry exclusion protein TrbK-alt encodes MIVVFVIFLAALHVIHRRPAERPVSDAPSVSAPDDLSAELLRCAELGPQDAEDPHCQAVWKENRARFFGRPARPRLPQAAPATQPMTAVPKGEKP; translated from the coding sequence ATGATCGTCGTGTTCGTGATTTTCCTCGCCGCGCTGCACGTCATCCATCGGCGTCCAGCCGAGCGGCCGGTATCCGACGCCCCCTCTGTCTCCGCTCCCGATGACCTCTCGGCCGAGCTGCTCCGCTGCGCCGAGCTTGGACCCCAGGATGCCGAAGATCCGCACTGCCAGGCGGTTTGGAAGGAGAACCGCGCGCGCTTCTTCGGCAGGCCGGCGCGGCCACGTCTGCCGCAAGCCGCGCCGGCCACTCAGCCGATGACGGCTGTTCCAAAGGGAGAGAAGCCGTGA
- the tnpB gene encoding IS66 family insertion sequence element accessory protein TnpB (TnpB, as the term is used for proteins encoded by IS66 family insertion elements, is considered an accessory protein, since TnpC, encoded by a neighboring gene, is a DDE family transposase.), whose product MFRLGGELQVYLHREPIDFRAGINSLAVLVQETMALDPFALAVFAFCNRRCDRMKLLFFDRSGFVLVLKRLTEDKFRWPRRQEAVVTLTTEQLHSILDGIDIDAMVRHPVRQYQVAG is encoded by the coding sequence ATGTTCAGACTGGGCGGTGAGCTTCAGGTCTATCTGCACCGTGAGCCGATCGACTTCCGGGCTGGCATCAACAGCCTTGCGGTTCTGGTCCAGGAGACGATGGCGCTCGATCCGTTCGCTCTTGCGGTTTTTGCGTTCTGCAATCGCCGTTGCGACCGGATGAAGCTGCTGTTCTTCGATCGGTCCGGCTTTGTGCTGGTCCTGAAGCGGCTAACCGAGGACAAGTTCCGATGGCCGCGCCGCCAAGAGGCGGTCGTCACGCTGACGACCGAGCAATTGCACTCGATCCTTGACGGCATCGATATCGATGCGATGGTCCGCCATCCGGTGCGGCAATATCAGGTTGCCGGCTGA